A part of Amycolatopsis lurida genomic DNA contains:
- a CDS encoding ABC transporter ATP-binding protein has product MIRMLLRVLGPDHAPPVRRTVALMTATAIVEGLSYALLVPLLRALLGNTPGDAVPWLIAFGAAFSVFAILRYRADLSGFRAGTTLLRGMYHRLGDHLARLPMGWYSGKRVGEVSSLAGPGVLQAMAVIAHLLAPFIAACVTPLTIVFVILVFDWRLGLAALIAAPVVAAIQVWTGRSMAAADEEAAERGNEATGRVIEYLQAQPVLRAGGRAAERFRLLDDSLRDLQRANRRSTLSALPGVVGLTFTVQAMFTGLLVLGAFLALGGGIGAPEVLTILVLAARCADPLLSLTDIGGKLRGARSVLTRLDALLRTEPLPEPPDPVRPERHDLEFESVVFARGGRTVLDGLSLTVQEGRKLAVVGPSGAGKSTVLQLLARFHDVDSGAVRVGGVDVRAMSTDDLMSRIAIVFQDVHLFDGTIEENIRLGRPDADNAEVRAAATAARLDEVIDRLPGGWSANVGEGGALLSGGERQRVSIARALLKDAPIVVLDEVTSALDPVNETAVHEGIDRLMAGRTVVMVAHRLRTVERADHVVFLDEGRIVEEGSHDELVRLGGRYAGFLELQIA; this is encoded by the coding sequence ATGATCCGGATGTTGCTGAGGGTCCTCGGACCCGACCACGCTCCGCCGGTGCGGCGCACCGTGGCGCTGATGACGGCGACCGCGATCGTCGAAGGCCTGTCCTACGCCTTGCTGGTCCCGTTGCTGCGCGCGCTGCTCGGGAACACTCCGGGTGACGCCGTCCCGTGGCTGATCGCGTTCGGTGCGGCCTTCTCGGTCTTCGCGATCCTGCGCTACCGCGCCGATCTCTCCGGATTCCGCGCCGGGACGACATTGCTGCGCGGGATGTATCACCGGCTCGGCGACCATCTCGCACGGCTGCCCATGGGCTGGTACAGCGGGAAACGGGTCGGTGAGGTGTCGTCGCTGGCCGGACCCGGTGTGCTGCAGGCGATGGCCGTGATCGCGCATCTGCTGGCGCCGTTCATCGCCGCGTGCGTCACCCCGCTGACGATCGTGTTCGTGATCCTCGTCTTCGACTGGCGGCTGGGGCTGGCCGCGCTGATCGCGGCCCCGGTCGTGGCGGCCATCCAGGTCTGGACGGGCCGTTCGATGGCCGCCGCCGACGAGGAGGCCGCGGAACGCGGGAACGAGGCCACCGGGCGGGTCATCGAGTATTTGCAGGCCCAGCCCGTACTGCGCGCGGGCGGGCGAGCCGCGGAACGGTTCCGGTTGCTCGACGACTCGCTGCGGGACCTTCAGCGGGCGAACCGCCGGTCCACGCTGTCGGCGTTGCCCGGTGTCGTGGGGCTGACGTTCACGGTGCAGGCGATGTTCACCGGCCTGCTGGTGCTGGGGGCCTTCCTCGCGCTCGGCGGGGGCATCGGGGCGCCCGAAGTACTGACGATCCTCGTCCTGGCCGCGCGCTGCGCCGATCCGCTGCTGTCGCTGACCGACATCGGCGGCAAGCTCCGCGGCGCGCGTTCGGTGCTGACGAGGCTCGACGCGCTGCTGCGGACCGAACCGCTGCCGGAACCACCGGACCCCGTCCGGCCGGAGCGGCACGACCTCGAGTTCGAGTCCGTCGTCTTCGCCCGCGGCGGCCGCACGGTGCTCGACGGCCTTTCGCTGACCGTCCAAGAAGGACGGAAGCTCGCCGTCGTCGGGCCTTCGGGTGCCGGGAAGAGCACGGTGCTGCAACTGCTCGCCCGGTTCCACGACGTGGATTCGGGCGCGGTGCGCGTCGGCGGGGTGGACGTCCGCGCGATGAGCACCGACGACCTGATGTCGCGGATCGCGATCGTCTTCCAGGACGTCCATCTCTTCGACGGCACGATCGAGGAGAACATCCGGCTGGGCCGTCCCGACGCCGACAACGCCGAGGTGCGCGCCGCCGCGACGGCGGCCCGGCTGGACGAGGTGATCGACCGGCTGCCCGGCGGCTGGTCCGCGAATGTCGGCGAGGGCGGCGCGCTGCTGTCCGGTGGGGAACGCCAGCGGGTCTCGATCGCGCGAGCCCTGCTGAAGGACGCGCCGATCGTGGTACTCGACGAGGTGACTTCCGCACTGGATCCGGTCAACGAAACGGCCGTCCACGAAGGGATCGATCGACTCATGGCCGGCCGGACCGTGGTGATGGTCGCGCATCGGCTGCGGACCGTCGAACGCGCCGATCACGTGGTCTTCCTCGACGAGGGGCGGATCGTCGAGGAGGGAAGCCACGACGAGCTGGTCCGGCTCGGTGGCCGGTACGCCGGGTTCCTCGAGCTGCAAATCGCTTGA
- a CDS encoding GNAT family N-acetyltransferase, giving the protein MKIRSTTAEDRDVFVDTMFTAFARFPETAGETWSALELDRGLLAVTEDGRPVGTAAAYSFELTLPGEVVVPAAGVTAVGVLPSHRRRGVLSAMMRYQLAEFRERGEFLSVLLASEALIYRRFGYGPATYTRRLTVPRHRASFAAGAAGGSIEVLRRAECGELLEAVYDRYRRARPGALSRPHRWWSLGAGQPPISRASRHIAVHRDAGGVPDGYVSYSLTEPSTLAVDETIAVDDEVSTALARFLLEHDLITEVVFKHCPPDHPLRWQLEDFRAGEVGGDTDWLWVRLLDVPRALTARGWSTDGELVLDVDDPALGERGRYRLSVRGGEAECVTTDTEPDLSLDVSDLGSIYLGGTAPSLLVRAGRVRAHHPGAAALADALFRTERPPHCLHWF; this is encoded by the coding sequence ATGAAGATCCGCTCCACGACCGCCGAGGACCGCGACGTCTTCGTCGACACGATGTTCACCGCGTTCGCCCGTTTCCCGGAGACCGCGGGTGAGACCTGGTCCGCGCTCGAACTCGACCGTGGCCTGCTCGCGGTGACGGAGGACGGGCGGCCCGTCGGCACGGCTGCCGCGTACTCGTTCGAGCTCACCCTGCCCGGTGAGGTCGTCGTCCCGGCCGCCGGGGTGACCGCCGTCGGTGTCCTGCCCTCGCACCGGCGGCGAGGCGTACTCAGCGCGATGATGCGGTATCAGCTCGCCGAGTTCCGGGAACGGGGCGAGTTCCTCTCCGTCCTGCTGGCGTCGGAGGCGCTGATCTACCGTCGGTTCGGCTACGGCCCGGCGACCTACACCCGGCGTCTGACGGTGCCGCGCCATCGGGCCTCCTTCGCCGCGGGGGCGGCCGGTGGCTCGATCGAAGTGCTGCGCCGGGCCGAGTGCGGCGAGCTCCTGGAGGCGGTCTACGACCGGTATCGCCGCGCCCGGCCCGGCGCGCTGTCGCGGCCGCACCGCTGGTGGTCCTTGGGCGCCGGGCAGCCGCCGATTTCCCGGGCGTCGCGCCACATCGCCGTTCATCGTGACGCCGGCGGCGTCCCGGACGGGTACGTCTCGTATTCCCTCACCGAACCGAGCACCTTGGCCGTCGACGAGACCATCGCCGTCGATGACGAGGTGTCCACTGCGCTGGCCCGGTTCCTGCTCGAACACGACCTGATCACCGAGGTCGTGTTCAAGCACTGCCCGCCCGACCATCCGCTGCGGTGGCAGCTCGAAGACTTCCGCGCCGGCGAAGTCGGTGGCGACACGGACTGGCTCTGGGTGCGGCTCCTGGACGTGCCGCGTGCGCTCACCGCACGAGGCTGGTCCACCGACGGCGAGCTCGTCCTCGACGTCGACGACCCGGCACTCGGCGAGCGCGGCCGGTACCGGCTGTCCGTCCGAGGCGGCGAGGCCGAATGCGTCACGACGGACACCGAACCCGACCTGTCCCTGGACGTGAGCGACCTTGGCTCGATCTATCTCGGCGGTACCGCCCCGAGTCTGCTCGTGCGGGCCGGGCGCGTCCGTGCCCATCACCCTGGGGCGGCCGCGCTGGCCGACGCCCTTTTCCGTACCGAGCGGCCGCCGCACTGCCTGCACTG
- a CDS encoding PucR family transcriptional regulator gives MEALAARLSHLDPDVEGAIRVVMFYDTLMRRRVDLPALVRATAGLAECVAGIRLHSTGRTVRMAPDGREAAPASAPVSSTMPITLDEEEIGTVWLEREGASVALDEAVLDRLAIAVATVVERYGPARTTMADPALVELVISAGDDAARSRALRLLGFAADTPIRVVAVRSGLPLEKIGNLICPGRPVKAASLTDVGIILATAVDPDRFPEDVRAGIGEAGCPHRSWQDARTALRFTTARRPVIHYGDLGALALLARIPEEDTRANADVVAISKLAADPEDLRTLDAYCATGSVRQAADSLHLHHSSVARRLTQIGKSLTIDLTDPLGLTRARLALTAWRLLGE, from the coding sequence ATGGAGGCACTGGCCGCGCGGTTGTCGCATCTGGATCCCGACGTCGAAGGCGCGATCCGGGTCGTGATGTTCTACGACACCCTGATGCGGCGGCGGGTCGACCTCCCCGCCCTCGTTCGCGCCACCGCGGGACTGGCGGAATGCGTGGCGGGCATCCGGCTCCACAGCACGGGGCGCACCGTCCGCATGGCACCGGACGGCCGCGAAGCCGCTCCCGCTTCCGCACCGGTGTCCAGCACGATGCCGATCACCCTCGACGAGGAGGAGATCGGCACGGTGTGGCTGGAACGCGAGGGAGCGTCCGTCGCCCTCGACGAAGCAGTGCTGGACCGGCTCGCGATCGCCGTGGCGACCGTCGTCGAGCGGTACGGGCCTGCCCGCACCACCATGGCCGATCCGGCGTTGGTGGAACTCGTGATCAGCGCAGGCGACGACGCCGCGAGGAGCCGGGCCCTGCGGCTGCTGGGTTTCGCCGCCGACACGCCGATCCGGGTGGTCGCCGTCCGGTCGGGGCTCCCGCTCGAGAAGATCGGGAACCTGATCTGCCCCGGCCGCCCGGTCAAGGCCGCGTCGCTCACCGACGTCGGCATCATCCTCGCCACCGCGGTGGATCCGGACCGGTTCCCGGAGGACGTCCGAGCGGGGATCGGGGAGGCCGGATGCCCGCATCGGTCGTGGCAGGACGCCAGGACGGCGTTGCGTTTCACGACCGCGCGCCGTCCGGTGATCCACTACGGCGACCTCGGAGCGCTGGCGCTGCTCGCGCGGATCCCGGAGGAGGACACGCGCGCCAACGCCGACGTCGTCGCGATCTCGAAGCTGGCGGCGGATCCGGAGGACCTGCGGACGCTGGACGCCTACTGCGCCACGGGTTCGGTGCGCCAGGCCGCCGATTCCCTGCACCTGCACCACAGCAGCGTCGCGCGACGGCTGACCCAGATCGGCAAGAGCCTGACCATCGACCTCACCGATCCGCTCGGGCTGACCCGCGCGAGGCTCGCCCTCACCGCATGGCGGCTGCTCGGCGAGTGA
- a CDS encoding alpha/beta hydrolase: MDPELEAFIALFPKAKLDDPVADRVSFAKLATSVPRPDTSGMDVEDRTVPGEPGVPIRIYRPREAQGAVIWLHGGGWVMGDLETEHPWAARLAEASGATVLSVDYRLAPENPFPAAFDDVYAVLNWTADHAAELGVAPDRIAIGGHSAGGGLAAATALRARDEGGPRICFQLLNQPGLDDRQETWSARNFTDTPWMNRAKITAAWGHYLDGKPAPSPYAAPSRATDLSGLPPAYVASAEFCPNRDENIEYALRLLQAGVSVELHQWAGTFHGSQAILSAEVSRRQIDELGGVLRRALASS; this comes from the coding sequence ATGGATCCCGAACTCGAAGCCTTCATCGCCCTCTTCCCGAAGGCGAAACTCGACGACCCGGTCGCGGACCGCGTGAGCTTCGCGAAGCTGGCCACGTCCGTGCCGCGGCCCGACACGTCGGGCATGGACGTCGAAGACCGGACGGTACCCGGTGAACCCGGCGTTCCGATCCGGATCTACCGGCCGCGTGAGGCGCAGGGCGCCGTCATCTGGCTGCACGGCGGCGGGTGGGTCATGGGCGACCTGGAGACCGAACATCCTTGGGCGGCGCGGCTCGCCGAAGCTTCCGGCGCGACAGTGCTCTCGGTCGACTATCGGCTCGCCCCGGAAAACCCGTTCCCGGCCGCGTTCGACGACGTCTACGCCGTGCTGAACTGGACGGCGGACCACGCGGCAGAACTCGGTGTCGCCCCCGACCGGATCGCGATCGGCGGGCACAGCGCGGGCGGCGGGCTCGCGGCGGCGACGGCACTGCGGGCCCGCGACGAAGGCGGCCCGCGGATCTGCTTCCAGCTGCTCAACCAGCCGGGGCTCGACGACCGGCAGGAGACGTGGTCGGCGCGGAACTTCACCGACACGCCGTGGATGAACCGCGCCAAGATCACCGCCGCGTGGGGGCACTACCTGGACGGGAAGCCCGCGCCTTCGCCGTATGCCGCCCCTTCCCGGGCCACGGATCTCTCCGGGCTGCCGCCCGCGTACGTGGCCTCCGCCGAGTTCTGCCCCAATCGCGACGAGAACATCGAGTACGCGCTCCGGCTGCTGCAGGCGGGGGTTTCGGTCGAGCTGCACCAGTGGGCGGGCACCTTCCACGGGTCGCAGGCGATCCTGTCCGCCGAGGTGTCCCGCCGTCAGATCGACGAACTCGGCGGCGTCCTGCGCCGCGCGCTGGCCTCGTCATGA
- a CDS encoding ABC transporter ATP-binding protein, whose amino-acid sequence MTAPTAARLLRPFAGSFAAVVVLQVIGALSGLAPLLAVVELGRALLTSGPVDESRVWTAVIVGAAGMFVRLVLTAASSGIGHLLDGRVQLTFRRLLAERLGRVPIGWFSSRRTGELAKVVGEDVGAVHPFIAHTPGELVSAFVIPLVSLVYLLTIDWRLTLITLIPVVLAVALVPLMMTPSRLREQEEFDRGMAGISDSVVEFVQGIAVVKAFGGAGRAHRRFRTAADAFVATFTRWVHGMAGPAAGMQLALSPPFVLLVVLIGGTLLITGGGLAPVDLLPFLVLGLGLTAPVAALGHGFDELQAARRATGRIREVLGVPSLPEPPDPVAPQGHRVELRGVRFGYEADREVLRGIDLVLEPGTVTALVGPSGGGKSTLVTLLPRFFDPEEGSVLLGGVDLREIGSRELYRKVSFVFQDVRLLRASVADNIALAVPHADREDVVRAARLAHVHDRILELPHGYETVLHEETGLSGGEAQRISLARALLADTPVLVLDEATAFADPRTELAVRRALATARADRTVLVIAHRLETVVDADTVVLLENGVITERGKPADLLARNGKFAAFWRTHRSTEPLGEPR is encoded by the coding sequence ATGACAGCCCCTACGGCGGCCAGGTTGCTGCGACCGTTCGCCGGGAGTTTCGCCGCTGTCGTCGTCCTGCAGGTCATCGGCGCCCTCTCGGGGTTGGCGCCGCTGCTCGCGGTCGTCGAGCTGGGCAGGGCGCTGCTGACGTCCGGCCCCGTCGACGAAAGCCGGGTCTGGACCGCGGTGATCGTGGGCGCGGCCGGGATGTTCGTCCGGCTGGTGCTCACGGCCGCGTCGTCGGGGATCGGGCATCTGCTCGACGGCCGGGTCCAGCTCACTTTCCGCCGTCTGCTGGCCGAACGCCTGGGGCGGGTGCCGATCGGCTGGTTCTCGAGCCGCCGCACCGGTGAACTGGCCAAGGTCGTCGGCGAGGACGTCGGCGCCGTGCACCCGTTCATCGCCCACACCCCCGGCGAACTCGTGTCGGCTTTCGTCATCCCGCTGGTGTCGCTGGTCTACCTGCTGACCATCGACTGGCGGCTCACCTTGATCACCCTGATCCCGGTGGTGCTGGCGGTGGCGCTGGTACCGCTGATGATGACGCCCTCCCGGCTGCGCGAGCAGGAGGAGTTCGATCGCGGCATGGCGGGGATCTCGGATTCGGTCGTCGAGTTCGTCCAGGGCATCGCCGTGGTCAAGGCGTTCGGCGGCGCGGGCCGCGCCCATCGCAGGTTCCGCACCGCGGCGGACGCCTTCGTCGCCACCTTCACCCGGTGGGTGCACGGCATGGCCGGGCCGGCGGCGGGGATGCAGCTGGCGCTGTCGCCGCCGTTCGTCCTGCTGGTGGTCCTGATCGGCGGCACGCTCCTGATCACCGGCGGCGGCCTCGCCCCGGTGGATCTCCTGCCGTTCCTGGTCCTCGGTCTGGGCTTGACCGCACCCGTGGCCGCGCTCGGCCACGGCTTCGACGAACTCCAGGCCGCCCGTCGCGCGACCGGCCGGATCCGCGAAGTGCTCGGGGTGCCATCGCTGCCGGAACCGCCGGATCCCGTGGCGCCGCAAGGGCACCGCGTGGAACTGCGCGGCGTCCGGTTCGGCTACGAGGCCGACCGCGAGGTCCTGCGCGGGATCGATCTGGTGCTCGAACCCGGCACGGTCACCGCCCTGGTCGGGCCGTCCGGCGGCGGAAAGTCCACTTTGGTCACTTTGCTGCCGCGGTTCTTCGACCCGGAGGAGGGTTCTGTGCTGCTGGGCGGCGTCGATCTGCGTGAGATCGGCAGCCGGGAGCTGTACCGCAAGGTCTCCTTCGTGTTCCAGGACGTCCGCCTGCTGCGCGCGTCGGTCGCGGACAACATCGCGCTGGCCGTACCGCACGCCGATCGCGAAGACGTCGTGCGCGCCGCCCGGCTCGCGCATGTCCACGACCGGATCCTCGAACTGCCACACGGTTACGAAACGGTGCTGCACGAGGAAACCGGGCTTTCGGGCGGCGAAGCGCAGCGGATCTCGCTGGCGCGTGCGCTGCTCGCCGACACTCCCGTCCTGGTGCTCGACGAGGCCACCGCGTTCGCCGATCCGCGCACCGAACTGGCCGTGCGCCGGGCATTGGCGACGGCGCGCGCCGACCGGACGGTCCTGGTCATCGCGCATCGTCTGGAGACGGTCGTCGACGCCGACACCGTCGTGCTGCTGGAGAACGGCGTCATCACCGAACGCGGGAAACCCGCGGATCTGCTGGCACGGAACGGGAAGTTCGCCGCTTTCTGGCGTACCCACCGCTCCACCGAACCACTGGGGGAACCTCGATGA
- a CDS encoding AAA family ATPase, translated as MSGIDQDAAENGRTPQRDAPDWWIYRGTGRPIHDIDLAQLLPAPPPWRSYRGDPPPEDDVPPPDDGETERRLGTAFTLSELTVDDGELNMVNAALYLRRPLLVTGNPGTGKSSLAYRIARELGLGRVLRWAITSHTALSSGLYGYDAIGRVQAAATSQAQRGGEAEEPPIGDFVRLGPLGTAFLPSRLPRVLLIDELDKSEADLPNDLLSLFEDGEFSIDELARVRNRHPEVTVHTADPQRTAVVRDGRIACHAFPIVVMTSNGEREFPPAFLRRCLQLRIENPDEEQLAAIVAGHLVGEDGEHRDRLIREFAERSKAEGGLPTDRLLDAVYLATSGAYQPDQEAWPRLVDALWQRLTVR; from the coding sequence ATGAGCGGGATCGATCAGGACGCGGCCGAGAACGGCCGGACGCCTCAGCGCGACGCACCCGATTGGTGGATTTACCGGGGAACCGGACGGCCCATTCACGACATCGACCTCGCGCAGTTGCTGCCCGCGCCGCCGCCGTGGCGTTCGTATCGCGGGGACCCGCCACCGGAGGACGACGTGCCGCCGCCGGACGACGGCGAGACGGAGCGTCGTCTCGGCACCGCGTTCACGCTTTCGGAGCTGACCGTCGACGACGGCGAGCTGAACATGGTCAACGCCGCCCTGTATCTGCGCCGTCCGTTGCTGGTCACCGGAAACCCGGGGACGGGGAAGTCCAGCCTCGCGTACCGGATCGCCAGGGAACTCGGTCTCGGCAGGGTGCTGCGCTGGGCGATCACCAGCCATACCGCGCTGAGTTCCGGGCTGTACGGCTACGACGCGATCGGCCGGGTCCAGGCAGCGGCGACCAGTCAGGCGCAACGGGGCGGCGAGGCCGAAGAACCACCGATCGGCGATTTCGTCCGGCTCGGCCCGCTGGGCACCGCTTTTCTCCCGAGCAGACTGCCGCGGGTACTGCTGATCGACGAGCTGGACAAATCCGAGGCGGATCTGCCCAACGATCTGCTGTCGCTCTTCGAAGACGGTGAATTCTCCATCGACGAACTGGCGCGCGTGCGCAACCGGCATCCCGAGGTCACCGTGCACACGGCCGACCCGCAGCGCACCGCGGTGGTCCGCGACGGCCGGATCGCCTGCCACGCCTTTCCGATCGTCGTCATGACCAGCAACGGAGAACGGGAGTTCCCGCCCGCCTTCCTGCGCCGCTGTCTGCAATTGCGGATCGAGAACCCGGACGAGGAGCAGCTCGCGGCGATCGTGGCGGGCCATCTGGTCGGCGAGGACGGCGAACACCGGGACCGGCTCATCCGGGAATTCGCCGAACGGAGCAAGGCGGAAGGCGGGCTTCCCACCGACAGGCTGCTCGACGCCGTCTATCTCGCGACGTCGGGCGCGTACCAGCCGGATCAGGAGGCATGGCCGCGGCTGGTGGACGCCCTCTGGCAACGACTGACGGTGCGGTGA
- a CDS encoding S1 family peptidase yields the protein MRLRSLVLLAGTAFMALLGSTAPAATAAEPSGVQPMIIGGQYAQNAPWAARLFVNGQQNCSATIIAPQYILTAKHCVAGSGSYTFRIGSLDQQSGGTMATAASITRHSGADLAVVRLTSSVNATYAPLGTTSNVAVGQNVQVYGWGATSQCGSEINCQSRYLKVATVRVNSVNCSDYNGGVAVCANRVDGITAGGDSGGPMFSGGRQVGVASTSDRSNNTAYTNITRYRSWIQQIAGV from the coding sequence ATGCGACTGCGCTCTCTCGTCCTGCTCGCCGGCACCGCCTTCATGGCGTTGCTCGGCTCGACCGCCCCCGCCGCGACCGCCGCCGAGCCCTCGGGTGTGCAGCCGATGATCATCGGCGGTCAGTACGCGCAGAACGCTCCCTGGGCGGCCCGGCTGTTCGTGAACGGCCAGCAGAACTGCAGCGCGACGATCATCGCGCCGCAGTACATCCTCACCGCGAAGCACTGTGTCGCCGGCAGCGGCAGCTACACCTTCCGGATCGGCAGCCTCGACCAGCAGAGCGGCGGCACCATGGCCACCGCGGCGAGCATCACCCGCCACTCGGGCGCGGACCTCGCCGTCGTCCGGCTGACCAGCTCGGTCAACGCCACCTACGCGCCGCTCGGCACCACGAGCAACGTCGCGGTCGGCCAGAACGTCCAGGTCTACGGCTGGGGCGCGACCAGCCAGTGCGGCTCGGAGATCAACTGCCAGTCCCGTTACCTGAAGGTCGCCACCGTCCGGGTCAACTCGGTCAACTGCAGTGACTACAACGGCGGGGTCGCGGTCTGCGCGAACCGCGTCGACGGCATCACCGCCGGCGGTGACTCGGGCGGCCCGATGTTCTCCGGCGGCCGCCAGGTCGGCGTCGCCTCGACCAGCGACCGGTCGAACAACACCGCCTACACCAACATCACCCGCTACCGCAGCTGGATCCAGCAGATCGCCGGCGTCTGA